From Methylobacterium radiodurans, a single genomic window includes:
- a CDS encoding polyprenyl synthetase family protein: MDPGRRIETALELAVSSAEAPGAPPLLAEAIRYAVFPGGHRIRPRLCLAVARACGDDDPEAADAAAAAIELLHCASLVHDDLPCFDDAALRRGKPAVHVAYGPALAVLTGDALIVGAFEALARGAARRPARLAGLVGLIARAAGAPHGIVAGQAWESEAHVALSDYQQAKTGALFAAATVAGAAAAGARPLPWRLLGECLGEAYQVADDLRDVACRQEEIGKPAGRDVTLGRPNAAALLGLTGALARLERLSAEAVAVIPDCPGAEALRVEIEAQTRLFLPERLRADPRAAAVA; the protein is encoded by the coding sequence ATGGATCCCGGTCGACGGATCGAGACGGCCCTTGAATTGGCGGTGTCCTCGGCGGAGGCGCCCGGCGCGCCGCCGCTGCTGGCGGAGGCGATCCGCTACGCGGTCTTTCCCGGCGGACACCGGATCCGGCCACGCCTCTGCCTCGCGGTGGCCCGGGCCTGCGGCGACGACGATCCCGAAGCCGCGGACGCGGCCGCCGCGGCGATCGAGCTCCTGCACTGCGCCTCCCTGGTCCACGACGACCTGCCCTGCTTCGACGACGCAGCCCTCCGCCGCGGCAAGCCCGCCGTCCACGTGGCCTACGGCCCGGCACTCGCGGTGCTCACCGGCGACGCGCTGATCGTAGGCGCCTTCGAGGCGCTCGCCCGCGGCGCGGCGCGGCGCCCGGCCCGGCTCGCGGGCCTCGTCGGGCTGATCGCCCGGGCGGCGGGCGCGCCCCACGGCATCGTGGCGGGGCAGGCCTGGGAATCGGAGGCGCACGTCGCGCTCTCCGATTACCAGCAGGCCAAGACCGGGGCGCTCTTCGCCGCCGCCACGGTGGCGGGGGCGGCCGCCGCAGGCGCCCGGCCGCTGCCCTGGCGGCTCCTGGGCGAGTGCCTGGGCGAGGCCTACCAGGTCGCCGACGACCTGCGCGACGTCGCCTGCCGCCAGGAGGAGATCGGCAAGCCGGCCGGGCGCGACGTGACGCTCGGCCGCCCGAACGCAGCCGCGCTGCTGGGCCTCACCGGCGCGCTCGCGCGGCTGGAGCGGCTCTCGGCGGAGGCGGTCGCGGTGATCCCGGACTGCCCCGGCGCGGAGGCGCTGCGGGTCGAGATCGAGGCGCAGACGCGGCTGTTCCTGCCCGAACGCTTGCGCGCCGATCCCCGCGCCGCCGCGGTGGCCTGA